The Xanthomonas sontii genome contains a region encoding:
- the prmB gene encoding 50S ribosomal protein L3 N(5)-glutamine methyltransferase yields MTADAAAELHTIIDLIRYGTSRFNAAGLSFGHSYDNALDEATQLVLHALHLPHDLGPAYGSARVTTPEKAQVLALFERRIAERIPAAYLTGEAWFAGLSFKSDARALVPRSPIAELIEAGFEPWLAGRPVERALDLCTGSGCIAIAMAHYNPNWQVDAVDISDDALSLAAENKERLLADNVELVKSDLFAGLGGRRYELIVTNPPYVTHAETDALPPEYAHEPELGLRAGDDGLDLALKILRDAPAHLSEDGLLICEVGESERALAQLLPEVDFAWVEFKVGQMGIFAVERSELIAHHARIAALAADR; encoded by the coding sequence ATGACTGCCGACGCGGCCGCCGAACTCCACACGATCATCGACCTGATCCGCTACGGCACCAGCCGTTTCAACGCCGCCGGGCTGAGCTTCGGCCACAGCTACGACAACGCCCTGGACGAGGCCACGCAACTGGTGCTGCACGCGCTGCACCTGCCGCACGACCTCGGCCCGGCCTACGGCAGCGCGCGGGTCACCACGCCGGAGAAGGCGCAGGTGCTGGCGCTGTTCGAGCGCCGCATCGCCGAGCGCATCCCCGCCGCCTACCTCACCGGCGAGGCCTGGTTCGCCGGGCTCAGCTTCAAGAGCGATGCGCGCGCGCTGGTGCCGCGCTCGCCGATCGCCGAGCTGATCGAGGCCGGCTTCGAGCCGTGGCTGGCCGGTCGCCCGGTGGAGCGCGCGCTGGACCTGTGCACCGGCTCGGGCTGCATCGCCATCGCCATGGCCCACTACAATCCGAACTGGCAGGTGGACGCGGTCGACATCAGCGACGACGCGCTGAGCCTGGCCGCCGAGAACAAGGAGCGGCTGCTGGCCGACAACGTCGAACTGGTCAAGTCCGACCTGTTCGCCGGGCTGGGCGGGCGCCGCTACGAACTGATCGTCACCAATCCGCCCTACGTCACCCACGCCGAGACCGACGCGCTGCCGCCGGAATACGCGCACGAGCCGGAGCTGGGCCTGCGCGCGGGCGACGACGGCCTGGACCTGGCGCTGAAGATCCTGCGCGACGCGCCGGCGCACCTGAGCGAGGACGGCCTGTTGATCTGCGAGGTCGGCGAGTCCGAGCGTGCACTGGCGCAGTTGCTGCCGGAAGTGGACTTCGCCTGGGTCGAGTTCAAGGTCGGGCAGATGGGCATCTTCGCGGTGGAGCGCAGCGAATTGATCGCGCATCACGCGCGCATCGCCGCGCTGGCCGCGGACCGGTGA
- a CDS encoding D-glycerate dehydrogenase, giving the protein MAESRPRVWVSQPLFDDVVARLGEYCALTTTADVTRYSPQDLAQALAPLDGALVTLNERIGAAEIAGAPRLRAIANVGVGYNNLDLDALSAAGIVATNTPDVLTETTADLGFALLMAAARRVGEAERWLRAGQWQQWSFQTMLGADVHGSTLGILGMGRIGQAIARRAAGFSMRVLYHNRSRLPAEVERAHRAEYVGFDDLLARADHLLLVLPYSAQSHHIVDAAALAKMRPTATLVNIARGGLVDEVALADALANGRLAAAGLDVFEGEPAIRPELLALRNVVLTPHIGSASVATRRAMVSLAVDNLLAALGIGADAGRPPNALNLDAISAAGGGARAIADKKR; this is encoded by the coding sequence ATGGCTGAGTCGCGGCCGCGGGTGTGGGTCAGCCAGCCGCTGTTCGACGATGTCGTCGCACGGCTGGGCGAGTATTGCGCGCTGACCACCACCGCGGACGTGACCAGGTATTCGCCGCAGGACCTGGCGCAGGCGCTGGCGCCGCTGGACGGCGCCCTGGTCACTCTCAACGAACGCATCGGCGCCGCCGAAATCGCTGGCGCGCCGCGGTTGCGCGCCATCGCCAACGTTGGCGTCGGCTACAACAATCTGGACCTGGACGCGCTCAGCGCGGCCGGCATCGTCGCCACCAACACCCCCGACGTGCTCACCGAGACCACCGCCGATCTCGGCTTCGCCCTGCTGATGGCCGCCGCGCGCCGCGTCGGCGAGGCCGAGCGCTGGCTGCGTGCGGGGCAGTGGCAGCAGTGGTCGTTCCAGACCATGCTCGGCGCCGATGTCCACGGCAGCACCCTCGGCATCCTCGGCATGGGCCGCATCGGCCAGGCCATCGCGCGCCGCGCCGCCGGCTTCTCGATGCGCGTGCTGTACCACAACCGCAGCCGCCTGCCGGCCGAGGTGGAGCGCGCGCATCGCGCCGAGTACGTCGGCTTCGACGACCTGCTGGCGCGCGCCGACCACCTGCTGCTGGTGCTGCCGTACAGCGCGCAGTCGCATCACATCGTCGACGCCGCCGCGCTGGCGAAGATGCGGCCGACCGCGACGCTGGTGAACATCGCCCGCGGTGGCCTAGTGGATGAAGTCGCACTGGCCGACGCGCTGGCCAACGGGCGTCTGGCCGCAGCCGGACTCGACGTGTTCGAAGGCGAGCCGGCGATCCGTCCGGAGCTGCTGGCGCTGCGCAACGTGGTGCTGACCCCGCACATCGGCAGCGCCAGCGTGGCCACGCGCCGCGCGATGGTGTCGCTGGCGGTGGACAACCTGCTCGCCGCGCTGGGCATCGGCGCCGACGCCGGGCGCCCGCCCAACGCGCTGAACCTGGACGCGATCTCCGCGGCCGGCGGCGGCGCGCGGGCGATCGCGGACAAAAAACGATAG
- the aroC gene encoding chorismate synthase, whose translation MSANSFGKLLTVTTFGESHGPAIGCVVDGCPPGLELDASEFAHDLQRRATGKSRHTSARREADAIEILSGVYEGRTTGTPIGLLIRNTDQRSKDYTDIARQFRPGHADYSYWQKYGIRDPRGGGRSSARETTMRVAAGVIAKKWLAQRYGVRVRGYLSQLGPLLPQGFAWDAVEDNAFFWPHAPQVPELEAYMDALRKSGDSIGARVTVVADGVPAGWGEPIYGKLDGELAAAMMSINAVKGVEVGDGFAAVTQKGTEHRDLIAPDGFQSNHAGGVLGGIATGQPVVVSVAFKPTSSLRLPGATVDVDGQAVDVITTGRHDPCVGIRATPIAEAMMALVLMDQALRHRAQCGDVGTVTPRIPGGGDG comes from the coding sequence ATGAGCGCGAACAGTTTCGGCAAGCTGCTGACCGTCACCACCTTCGGCGAATCGCACGGGCCGGCGATCGGCTGCGTGGTCGATGGCTGCCCCCCGGGGCTGGAACTGGACGCCAGCGAATTCGCCCACGACCTGCAGCGCCGCGCCACCGGCAAGAGCCGGCACACCTCGGCGCGACGCGAAGCCGATGCCATCGAGATCCTGTCCGGGGTCTACGAGGGCCGCACCACCGGCACTCCGATCGGCCTGCTGATCCGCAATACCGACCAGCGCAGCAAGGACTACACCGACATTGCCCGGCAGTTCCGCCCGGGCCATGCCGACTACAGCTATTGGCAGAAGTACGGCATCCGCGATCCGCGCGGCGGCGGCCGCTCCTCCGCGCGCGAAACCACCATGCGCGTGGCCGCCGGCGTCATCGCCAAGAAGTGGCTCGCGCAGCGCTACGGCGTGCGCGTGCGCGGTTACCTGTCGCAGCTCGGGCCGCTGCTGCCGCAGGGCTTCGCCTGGGACGCGGTGGAGGACAACGCGTTCTTCTGGCCGCACGCGCCGCAGGTGCCGGAGCTGGAGGCGTACATGGATGCGCTGCGCAAGTCCGGCGATTCGATCGGCGCGCGCGTGACCGTGGTCGCCGACGGCGTGCCGGCGGGCTGGGGCGAGCCGATCTACGGCAAGCTCGACGGCGAACTGGCCGCGGCGATGATGAGCATCAACGCGGTCAAGGGCGTGGAGGTCGGCGACGGCTTCGCCGCGGTGACCCAGAAGGGCACCGAGCACCGCGACCTGATCGCGCCGGACGGCTTCCAGTCCAACCACGCCGGCGGCGTGCTCGGCGGCATCGCCACCGGCCAGCCGGTCGTCGTCTCGGTGGCGTTCAAGCCCACCTCCAGCCTGCGCCTGCCCGGCGCCACGGTGGATGTGGACGGGCAGGCGGTGGACGTGATCACCACCGGCCGCCACGACCCCTGCGTCGGCATCCGCGCCACCCCGATCGCCGAGGCGATGATGGCGCTGGTGCTGATGGACCAGGCGCTGCGCCACCGCGCGCAATGCGGCGACGTCGGCACGGTGACCCCGCGCATCCCCGGCGGTGGCGATGGCTGA